The following proteins come from a genomic window of Streptomyces sp. Sge12:
- a CDS encoding SSI family serine proteinase inhibitor — translation MRSIAKGLGLGSAAMALTALTALAWPGTAGAAPTGTESLYAPSALVLSVSAGPDADAGAALRAVTLVCSPTPGGTHPSPAAACGELRANGSQLDPLAAPAADAVCTREWNPMTVTAVGVWQGRRLHYTYTFANPCGLRNTSGALFGF, via the coding sequence ATGCGGTCCATCGCAAAGGGTCTCGGGCTCGGTTCCGCCGCCATGGCGCTCACCGCGCTCACCGCACTGGCCTGGCCGGGCACGGCCGGAGCCGCGCCGACCGGTACGGAGAGCCTGTACGCGCCGTCCGCGCTGGTGCTCAGTGTGTCGGCCGGACCCGATGCCGACGCGGGCGCGGCGCTGCGTGCCGTGACGCTCGTCTGTTCGCCGACGCCCGGCGGCACGCACCCGAGCCCGGCCGCCGCGTGCGGCGAGTTACGCGCGAACGGCTCGCAGCTCGACCCGCTCGCCGCACCGGCCGCCGACGCCGTGTGTACCAGGGAGTGGAACCCGATGACGGTCACCGCCGTCGGTGTGTGGCAGGGCCGCCGCCTCCACTACACGTACACCTTCGCCAATCCGTGCGGCCTGCGGAACACCAGCGGGGCGCTGTTCGGCTTCTGA